Below is a window of Maylandia zebra isolate NMK-2024a linkage group LG19, Mzebra_GT3a, whole genome shotgun sequence DNA.
ACAATGCAACAAAAACTTCTGAccaaaactttcaaaataaaagcattgtcGACAAATGATTTTGGATGGTTTTTGGATAGTGAAGGAAAGTCCTTTCCAGCATATATTCTtgtgatacttttttttttcaactttttgatATATTTTTGTAATGGCTGTTTGTGTAGCTATTAAGGTGGCCTTTACTCTCACTCTTATTTTGGAAACCAGCTTGCTCATTTTCTGTCTTCCTGTTCTTTCCTGGGGGCTTTGTGCTTTCCTATAAAACAGTCAGCAGAGTGTAGAGCAGCTAAACAAGTCGGATGGGAACGCATGCAGACATGAGTCCTCTATCCAAGGTTGTGAATAAGGAAGAAATTAAAACTGACTCCCACAAACTTGtcaatgatgatgataatgaccaCAGACATGCAGATCAGCTGCTCCCCTGGAGGTTTAGCAGTGCTGACACTGGACCTGGAGACACTTTTGTGGGGGCCAAGGTAGAGCCCCAAGTTGGGACTGGTGTCAAAGCTGGATTTGATACAGGGTTCGATACTGGAGATGGCGTTACATTTGGGACCAGCAGCAACAGTGTTACAGTTGCAGACATGAAAGGTCAGATCCAAGAAAATGGGACTGGGGTTGAAGCTGGAATTGAAGCTGTGAGTGAAGTCGGGAAAACAGTCAGAGATATAGCCAGGGCTGGGGCTGGGAAAAATAGGGCCGGGATCGTACCCTATGCTCTTCCCTGGAGCGCCCATCCCAGATCCAAAGACCGGAGGTACCGCAGCAGTCACAGACTGGTGCTCCACTACATCATCCCCAGCATGAACTCCTATGGCATGTGCATCATTGACAACTTCCTCGGGAGCAAAATTGGAGACCGGGTTCTGCAAGAGGTCCAAGAGCTGCACCACTCCGGGAAGATGCAGGACGGCAAGCTGGCCAGCAGAGGCCTGGACAACACTAGGAGTATTCGTGGAGACCAGATCGTTTGGGTGGAAGGAAACGAGCCAGGCTGCGAGAACATCGGCTACCTGCTGTCGAAGATGGACAAACTGGTCACCTACGCCGATGGGAAGTTGGGGAAGCACAAGATCAGAGGAAGGCACAAGGTTAGTAGCTGTCATACTCCGTCTACATCCCCATGCACCTCACTTACTTTATATCTGAAGGTGATTTTATTCCATAGGAATTCTGTTTTAGTGTTTCCTCAGGAtctttgaatctttatttttatcagTGATTTGTACATAACTGCCAATATTGGCAGGGGACCTATTTCTCAATAAACTCTTGATTACTTTGGAGTTTATGTGTACAGTCTGGGATGGACTACTGTGAGagatttcaaatgtttttcctGACAGTAATTAAGAACATTTAGGAGGTTACAGTGCTTGAGTACACTTTTCTTGAATTATACTTCCAAATTATTTCAGAGTGTAACATTGTTCTTTTTACTACACTGCGTTTTTACAGCTTGTGGTAATCATAGGAAGTTTTTACACAgtgaacaatacaacattttataaTGCTGTAGATTAAACCAGCCATTTCAAACCTTTCCGTTGTCTTGTGAAAAGCAAAGAGCTGTTGGGCTCACATATCTCAGCAGGTCTGTGGAatcctgatttgtttttttggggtttttttttttccagcttaaCGTCTCCCAGTATGTGTTCAAATAATCCAATATCTGACATAGAGTCAATCTTTATTTTTTGAGTCTCTGTAATCAAAGTGTGCAGCATTCAACACTCCACTGTAATTATAGCACCATAATCATagtcttgaggcgactgttgttgtgatttggcgctgtataaataaaatttaattgaatacTAGAATTTAAAATTGCtgcaaataattaattaaagatGAACGATTTTAAGACATACCCGGTAATACACTTCAATTGTTTACGGGTttagttttattgttattattatttatatatttatttatttattttaatattattatccTGTATGCTGCATGATAGTTTCCGTTGCAGCTGCTTTGTATTTTCCCTGCACGTGGTCAAGTACACGTTCACTGTTTACTTCCGTTAGGGAGGGGATGAGGCAGTGAGCGCGAGGGCTACATGCAGCTCACGTAGTACTTAATGGCGACGGGCACGCCCAGCGCGTGGGCACGTTACCGAACCACTGCTGCTCCTTTAACTTTAACTAACTCGCATTGTGGCAACTTTACTGCGTGATATTTTGTGTTGCTGACAACGAGGTGAATgatctgtgtggagtttgtgctGCCGTGGTTTCTTGTTGTGGcacattgtttttttgtgtacCGCTTGTTTTGTGTGGGAATTCAAGTGAAAATGATTTGGCACGCGAATCGTCACGTGATGTAAGAGGAGGCCATAAAA
It encodes the following:
- the egln3 gene encoding prolyl hydroxylase EGLN3 isoform X1, which translates into the protein MGTHADMSPLSKVVNKEEIKTDSHKLVNDDDNDHRHADQLLPWRFSSADTGPGDTFVGAKVEPQVGTGVKAGFDTGFDTGDGVTFGTSSNSVTVADMKGQIQENGTGVEAGIEAVSEVGKTVRDIARAGAGKNRAGIVPYALPWSAHPRSKDRRYRSSHRLVLHYIIPSMNSYGMCIIDNFLGSKIGDRVLQEVQELHHSGKMQDGKLASRGLDNTRSIRGDQIVWVEGNEPGCENIGYLLSKMDKLVTYADGKLGKHKIRGRHKAMVACYPGNGAGYVKHVDNPNCDGRCITCIYYLNKNWNAKEHGGILRIFPEGKSYVADIKPLFDRLLFFWSDRRNPHEVQPSYTTRYAITVWYFDSEERAEAKRRFRDLTASKAQQGGSSSSSS